The following coding sequences lie in one Listeria ivanovii subsp. londoniensis genomic window:
- the perR gene encoding peroxide-responsive transcriptional repressor PerR, protein MAVSNATLKEAVDVLKKTGVRITPQRHAILEFLINSHTHPTADDIYRALEGNFPNMSVATVYNNLRVFRDAGLIKELSYGDASSRFDFSTSNHYHAICNDCGKIVDFHYPGLDEVEHFAAHVTGYEINNHRLEVYGTCPECKEKQSNK, encoded by the coding sequence ATGGCGGTGTCTAATGCAACTCTAAAAGAGGCGGTAGATGTCTTGAAGAAAACAGGAGTAAGAATAACTCCTCAGCGTCATGCCATACTTGAATTCTTAATTAACTCACATACACACCCAACCGCAGATGATATTTATAGAGCTTTAGAAGGCAATTTTCCTAATATGAGTGTAGCAACTGTATATAATAATTTGCGCGTCTTTCGCGATGCTGGTCTAATTAAAGAATTATCCTATGGTGATGCTTCTAGTAGATTTGATTTTTCTACGTCTAATCATTATCATGCAATCTGTAACGATTGTGGAAAAATAGTAGATTTCCATTATCCAGGTCTTGATGAAGTAGAACATTTTGCAGCACATGTAACTGGATATGAAATTAATAATCATCGCTTAGAAGTATATGGTACATGTCCAGAGTGCAAAGAAAAACAATCAAATAAATAA
- a CDS encoding NAD(P)-dependent oxidoreductase — translation MKVLFTLDVPNHLKKLQEDKFPEDTFYFESSNHFANLSEVDVIVTYGSNLTEEMIKSANKLKFIMVFSAGIDSLPRKIIQARKIKVANVRGIHAIPMGEYALSFMLNHVKKAAFFYEMQKSNRWESEEPITELAGKTVVVAGTGAIGSKVAEFAQAFDMHLIGVNATGHPVKHFEQTYAIKELEKVAPLADFFISVLPQTEQTIGIYPLSFFEQMKRNAVFVNIGRGSAVTLDVLETATKQKLISHFYLDVLPEEPLPTKSYLWQAPNVTITPHVSGHSDKYLDRSFEIWLENIKHYKENTDLRNELNLDKGY, via the coding sequence ATGAAAGTCCTATTTACATTAGATGTTCCAAATCACCTTAAAAAATTACAAGAAGACAAATTTCCAGAAGATACTTTCTATTTTGAGAGCAGTAATCATTTTGCCAACCTATCAGAAGTAGATGTAATAGTCACTTATGGATCAAATTTAACAGAAGAAATGATAAAGAGTGCTAACAAATTAAAATTCATTATGGTCTTTTCAGCAGGAATAGACAGTCTGCCTCGAAAAATTATTCAAGCCAGAAAAATAAAAGTAGCGAACGTAAGAGGGATTCACGCTATTCCGATGGGGGAGTATGCACTTTCTTTTATGCTGAATCACGTAAAAAAAGCAGCTTTCTTCTATGAAATGCAAAAAAGTAACCGCTGGGAAAGCGAAGAGCCAATCACGGAATTAGCAGGTAAAACGGTTGTGGTTGCTGGTACAGGAGCAATTGGATCAAAAGTGGCGGAATTTGCCCAAGCTTTTGATATGCATTTAATAGGTGTTAATGCAACTGGCCATCCTGTCAAACATTTTGAGCAAACATATGCCATCAAAGAGTTAGAAAAAGTAGCTCCGTTAGCAGATTTTTTTATCAGTGTGCTACCCCAAACCGAGCAAACCATAGGGATATATCCACTATCTTTCTTTGAACAAATGAAACGTAATGCTGTTTTCGTTAATATTGGTAGAGGAAGTGCTGTTACTTTAGATGTATTAGAAACAGCAACGAAACAAAAATTGATTTCCCATTTTTATCTAGATGTGTTGCCGGAAGAACCTCTGCCAACAAAAAGTTACTTGTGGCAAGCACCGAATGTAACAATCACTCCACATGTATCAGGACATTCAGACAAATACCTTGACCGGAGTTTTGAAATTTGGCTAGAGAATATCAAACATTATAAAGAAAACACAGATTTGCGAAATGAACTTAATTTAGATAAAGGCTATTAA
- a CDS encoding glutamate-1-semialdehyde 2,1-aminomutase has translation MNHSMSEKLHDEALLHIVGGVNSPSRSNKGVGGGTPVTMERANGAYFYDVDGNKYIDYLAAFGPIITGHAHPHITEAITKAAQNGVLYGTPTKHEITFAKMLKEAIPSLEKVRFTNSGTEAVMTTIRVARAYTGRDKIIKFAGCYHGHFDLVLVEAGSGPSTLGIPDSAGVTKSTAEEVITVPFNDLASFKKALTVWGEQVAAVLVEPIVGNFGMVEPAEGFLESVNELAHANGSLVIYDEVITAFRFMYGGAQNYLGVTPDLTAMGKIIGGGLPIGAYGGRVDIMEKVAPLGPAYQAGTHAGNPASILSGIACLEVLQEEGLYDRFEKYGKMLKDGIEKAANKYGIAVTVNQIVGALTVYFTNEAVTNYAEAGATNGELFGQFFKGMLEEGINLAPSKYEAWFITSAHSEADIEETIRAVNTVFAKMVQDN, from the coding sequence ATGAATCATTCGATGTCAGAAAAATTACATGATGAAGCACTTTTACATATAGTTGGTGGGGTGAATAGTCCATCTAGGTCGAACAAAGGTGTTGGGGGCGGAACTCCTGTTACAATGGAACGAGCTAACGGTGCTTACTTTTATGATGTAGATGGCAATAAATATATTGACTATTTAGCGGCATTTGGGCCAATTATTACAGGGCACGCGCATCCTCATATTACAGAAGCAATTACAAAAGCAGCACAAAATGGTGTTTTATATGGTACACCAACCAAACATGAGATTACTTTTGCCAAAATGTTAAAAGAAGCCATACCTTCCCTTGAAAAAGTTCGTTTTACTAATTCTGGGACAGAAGCTGTAATGACTACTATTCGTGTTGCTCGCGCTTATACAGGACGAGATAAAATAATTAAATTTGCAGGATGTTATCACGGACACTTTGATTTAGTTTTAGTAGAAGCAGGTTCTGGACCATCGACGCTTGGTATTCCCGATTCAGCTGGAGTAACAAAATCTACCGCAGAAGAAGTGATTACGGTGCCTTTTAATGATTTAGCATCTTTTAAAAAAGCACTTACTGTTTGGGGAGAGCAAGTTGCGGCTGTTTTAGTCGAACCGATTGTTGGAAACTTTGGTATGGTCGAACCAGCAGAAGGATTTTTAGAAAGCGTCAATGAACTTGCACATGCGAATGGTTCTTTAGTAATTTATGATGAAGTTATTACGGCATTTCGTTTTATGTATGGTGGTGCGCAAAACTACCTTGGGGTTACTCCTGATTTGACAGCGATGGGCAAAATTATTGGCGGCGGGCTTCCAATCGGTGCGTATGGTGGTCGTGTAGATATTATGGAAAAGGTGGCTCCTCTTGGTCCGGCTTATCAGGCTGGTACACACGCTGGAAATCCAGCATCCATCTTATCTGGCATTGCTTGTTTAGAGGTTTTACAAGAGGAAGGGCTTTATGATCGTTTTGAAAAATATGGCAAAATGTTAAAAGATGGCATTGAAAAGGCAGCTAACAAGTATGGTATTGCCGTAACAGTAAACCAAATTGTCGGTGCTTTAACTGTGTATTTTACAAATGAAGCCGTTACAAACTACGCAGAAGCTGGTGCTACTAACGGAGAATTATTTGGTCAGTTCTTTAAGGGGATGTTAGAAGAAGGTATTAACTTAGCGCCATCAAAATACGAAGCTTGGTTCATTACTTCGGCGCATTCAGAAGCAGACATTGAAGAAACTATTCGCGCTGTGAATACAGTATTCGCAAAAATGGTTCAAGATAACTAG
- a CDS encoding aromatic acid exporter family protein, with protein sequence MKFGARILKTGIAITLALFIAELCNSPSPSLAGISAVFAIQPSIYRSYRTILERAQGNIIGAIIAIIFGLYIGNDFILIGVASIICVALLMQLRLENTIGLAVVTLIIVMDSPGNDFLEIALIRFGTIMLGLVAAFIVNLFFIPPKYEVSLFQLIYNTNSEIVRWIKLNLRHAADFPLLKKDMEWMQKQLNQTRNLYGFYREERTFLKKNAVSKGRKIAVYRQMLLCSQKGFELLKIQHRYENDYLQLPPDKQELIRQHIDYLTDKHEQLLLTYIDKVSIDLDYVESHLAQDPQDLMQLFLREMEETEKDEYEEMMDKYHLMRIIASIFAYQETVDYLEKLIHSFKLRHTEENQIDINVNEE encoded by the coding sequence ATGAAATTCGGAGCTAGAATTTTGAAAACAGGTATTGCAATAACACTTGCGCTTTTTATTGCCGAGCTTTGCAACTCACCTTCTCCATCTCTGGCAGGCATTTCCGCCGTTTTTGCTATCCAACCTTCTATTTATAGGTCATATCGAACTATTTTAGAACGAGCACAAGGGAATATTATTGGCGCAATCATCGCGATAATTTTCGGACTATATATTGGGAATGATTTTATCTTAATTGGTGTTGCTTCGATAATCTGTGTTGCTTTATTAATGCAGCTCCGCTTAGAGAATACAATTGGTCTTGCCGTTGTGACACTCATTATTGTCATGGATTCACCTGGTAATGACTTTTTAGAAATTGCACTTATTCGTTTTGGAACAATTATGTTGGGCTTAGTTGCCGCTTTTATCGTTAATTTATTTTTTATTCCGCCAAAATACGAAGTTTCGTTATTCCAGTTAATTTACAATACCAATAGTGAGATTGTTCGATGGATTAAACTAAACCTTCGCCATGCTGCGGATTTCCCTCTTCTAAAAAAAGATATGGAATGGATGCAAAAACAGTTGAATCAAACACGTAACTTATATGGATTTTACCGTGAAGAGCGAACATTTCTTAAAAAAAATGCGGTTTCTAAAGGTCGAAAAATTGCCGTATATAGGCAAATGCTACTTTGTTCGCAAAAAGGTTTTGAACTTTTAAAAATCCAACATCGTTACGAAAATGATTATTTACAACTGCCGCCAGATAAACAAGAATTAATTAGACAGCATATTGATTATTTAACAGATAAGCATGAACAGTTACTTCTTACTTATATCGACAAAGTTTCGATTGATCTTGATTATGTCGAGTCACATTTGGCACAAGACCCGCAAGATTTAATGCAACTTTTCCTACGTGAAATGGAAGAAACAGAAAAAGATGAGTACGAAGAAATGATGGACAAATATCATTTAATGCGCATTATTGCTTCTATCTTCGCTTATCAAGAGACTGTTGACTATTTAGAAAAATTAATTCATAGCTTTAAACTTCGACATACAGAAGAAAATCAGATTGATATTAACGTGAATGAAGAATAA
- a CDS encoding DUF402 domain-containing protein, giving the protein MYLPKEKEIIQIKSYKHNGKLHRTWKKTVVLKSTENIIIGGNDHTLVVEADGRKWVTREPSICYFHSDYWFNVISMIREDGIYHYCNLGTPFAVDEQALKYIDYDLDIKVFPDGRFHLLDEGEYEQHRRQMKYPDSIDRILKTNVDVLSHWILDKKGPFSPDYIDIWYEKYKEYR; this is encoded by the coding sequence ATGTACTTACCCAAAGAGAAAGAAATAATACAAATCAAGAGCTACAAACATAACGGTAAACTTCATCGTACTTGGAAAAAGACAGTGGTGCTTAAGTCTACGGAAAATATTATTATCGGTGGAAACGACCACACATTAGTTGTGGAAGCAGACGGACGTAAATGGGTAACGCGCGAACCATCTATTTGCTATTTTCATAGTGATTACTGGTTTAATGTAATTTCAATGATTCGCGAAGATGGTATCTACCATTATTGCAATTTAGGTACACCCTTTGCAGTTGATGAACAAGCGTTGAAGTACATTGACTATGACCTCGATATTAAAGTATTCCCAGATGGTAGGTTTCATTTGCTTGATGAGGGCGAATACGAACAACACCGTCGCCAAATGAAGTATCCAGACTCTATTGACCGGATACTAAAGACTAATGTAGATGTGTTAAGTCACTGGATTTTGGACAAAAAAGGTCCATTTTCACCTGATTATATCGACATTTGGTATGAAAAGTATAAAGAATACCGTTAA
- the fabL gene encoding enoyl-[acyl-carrier-protein] reductase FabL — MNKVALITGSSRGLGREIAIAFAKEGYDIAVNFSRNRKKAEEVKLEIEQLGKKCEIFKANVGDVEKIKELFAAVDAEFGRLDVFINNAASGVLRPLMELEESHWDWTMNINAKALLFAGQEAAKLMQRENSGKIISLSSIGSIRYLENYTTVGVSKAAVESLTRYLAVELAPFGIAVNAVSGGLIETEALNHFPNREALLEDAVSKTPAGRMITPVDLVNAVLFLASDKADMIRGQTILVDGGRTLLV, encoded by the coding sequence ATGAACAAAGTAGCACTAATTACAGGAAGTAGTAGAGGGCTTGGCCGTGAGATTGCGATTGCGTTTGCCAAAGAAGGGTATGATATAGCAGTTAATTTTTCAAGAAACCGAAAAAAAGCAGAAGAAGTGAAACTAGAAATTGAACAATTAGGCAAAAAATGTGAAATTTTTAAAGCGAATGTTGGCGATGTGGAAAAAATTAAAGAACTATTTGCAGCTGTGGATGCGGAATTTGGAAGATTAGATGTATTTATTAATAATGCAGCAAGTGGAGTACTCAGACCACTAATGGAGTTAGAAGAGTCGCACTGGGATTGGACGATGAACATTAATGCTAAAGCGTTACTTTTTGCTGGTCAAGAAGCAGCAAAATTGATGCAACGCGAGAACAGCGGAAAAATTATCAGTCTTAGTTCTATTGGATCAATTCGTTATTTGGAAAACTATACTACTGTTGGAGTTTCTAAAGCTGCAGTAGAATCACTTACTCGCTATTTAGCTGTAGAACTAGCCCCTTTTGGGATTGCTGTGAATGCAGTTTCTGGTGGTTTAATCGAAACAGAGGCTTTAAATCATTTTCCAAATCGAGAAGCATTACTTGAGGATGCTGTAAGTAAAACACCTGCAGGGCGAATGATAACCCCTGTTGATTTAGTAAATGCGGTCCTATTTCTTGCTAGTGACAAAGCAGATATGATTCGAGGGCAAACTATTTTAGTCGATGGTGGGAGAACGCTACTTGTATAG
- the mutY gene encoding A/G-specific adenine glycosylase translates to MRKMSRLTWDEEKITAFQKGLVSWYEANKRILPWRENTDPYRIWVSEIMLQQTKVDTVIPYFNRFMKQFPTMERFVNADEAAILKAWEGLGYYSRVRNLQTAMRQVMADFSGTIPNDLATILSLKGVGPYTAGAILSIAYNQAEPAVDGNVMRVIARVLEINEDIMKVSTRKIFEEVLYQLIDKDSPASFNQGLMEIGALVCTPTKPMCLLCPLQSFCEAHKNGVETNYPVKIKKVKTKTKQLLSILVFSEDGKVAIEKRPETGLLANMWQFPTIEIAKKENKEVVKLQFLHKYNLDVLLDREPIAHIKHVFSHLVWEMDIQVATLQSSEVSENWYFATEEEMARLAFPVPYQKMWQVWKQYKGE, encoded by the coding sequence ATGAGAAAAATGAGCAGATTAACTTGGGACGAAGAAAAAATAACTGCCTTTCAAAAAGGACTCGTTTCCTGGTATGAAGCGAATAAGCGTATATTACCATGGCGTGAAAATACTGATCCTTATCGAATTTGGGTCTCAGAAATTATGTTACAACAAACTAAAGTTGACACAGTAATTCCATATTTTAATCGCTTTATGAAACAATTTCCAACGATGGAAAGGTTTGTAAATGCAGATGAAGCAGCTATTTTAAAAGCATGGGAAGGGCTTGGCTATTATTCGCGAGTACGAAATCTTCAAACCGCGATGAGGCAAGTGATGGCGGATTTTTCTGGCACGATTCCGAACGATTTAGCAACCATCTTATCTTTAAAAGGGGTAGGTCCATATACAGCGGGTGCTATTTTAAGTATCGCCTACAATCAAGCTGAGCCTGCAGTTGATGGTAATGTAATGCGTGTAATTGCACGTGTGTTAGAAATCAATGAAGACATCATGAAGGTATCTACACGAAAGATTTTTGAAGAAGTACTTTATCAATTGATTGACAAAGATAGTCCCGCATCGTTTAATCAGGGGTTAATGGAAATTGGTGCACTTGTTTGTACGCCAACTAAACCAATGTGTTTGCTTTGCCCGCTTCAGTCATTTTGTGAGGCGCATAAAAATGGCGTAGAAACAAATTATCCCGTTAAAATCAAAAAAGTAAAAACAAAAACAAAACAACTGCTGAGCATCCTTGTTTTTTCAGAAGATGGCAAAGTTGCGATTGAAAAAAGACCTGAAACCGGCTTGCTTGCCAATATGTGGCAGTTCCCAACCATAGAAATTGCTAAGAAGGAAAATAAAGAAGTGGTTAAATTACAGTTTTTACATAAATATAACCTAGATGTGTTACTAGACAGGGAACCAATCGCGCATATTAAACATGTATTCTCGCACTTAGTTTGGGAAATGGACATCCAAGTAGCGACACTTCAATCATCAGAAGTAAGCGAAAATTGGTATTTTGCAACAGAGGAAGAAATGGCACGACTTGCTTTTCCGGTTCCTTATCAAAAAATGTGGCAAGTCTGGAAACAATATAAGGGGGAGTAA
- a CDS encoding metal-dependent hydrolase has protein sequence MDTGTHVVMGIALGALATVDPVVAGSSQAAIGIMTATIIGSQIPDIDTVLKLKNNADYIRNHRGVTHSLPMLAIWPLLISSILYLFFPAATFIHLLLWTFIAVGLHIFVDIFNAYGTQAIRPFKETWVAFGFINTFDWFIFGSHVIAIAAWLLGSPAVPTFITLYIILAFYYVARFVTQRMIKHAVQNLIPDSEEIIIASTIHFFQWRVAVTTKDHYYVGRAFKRNISIYEKFDRVPVPDNEIIRSAKLDKNLAAFISFSKVYNWRIEEKLDGTYVTFTDLRYRSNGHYPFVAVVKLDDDLKIVSSYTGWIFSTEKLYKKLTPVSF, from the coding sequence TTGGATACTGGCACACATGTAGTAATGGGAATTGCACTCGGAGCGTTAGCAACTGTAGACCCGGTCGTGGCCGGAAGTTCTCAAGCTGCCATTGGGATTATGACAGCAACAATTATTGGTTCACAAATCCCAGACATTGACACTGTACTAAAACTTAAAAATAACGCTGATTACATTAGAAATCATCGCGGAGTAACTCACTCCTTACCGATGCTTGCAATTTGGCCATTACTTATTTCATCTATTTTATACCTATTCTTCCCAGCAGCCACATTCATTCATTTATTGTTATGGACATTTATCGCAGTTGGGCTGCATATTTTTGTAGATATCTTTAATGCTTATGGAACACAAGCGATTAGACCGTTTAAGGAAACCTGGGTCGCGTTTGGATTTATCAATACTTTTGATTGGTTCATTTTCGGTTCTCACGTAATTGCTATTGCAGCTTGGTTACTTGGTTCACCAGCTGTTCCAACCTTTATCACGCTATATATCATCTTAGCATTTTATTATGTAGCAAGGTTTGTAACACAGCGAATGATTAAACATGCGGTTCAAAACTTGATTCCCGACTCAGAAGAAATTATTATCGCTTCCACGATTCACTTCTTTCAGTGGCGCGTGGCAGTTACAACAAAAGATCACTATTATGTAGGTAGAGCTTTCAAACGAAACATTTCAATTTATGAAAAATTCGATCGTGTACCTGTGCCAGATAACGAAATCATTCGTTCTGCAAAGTTAGACAAAAATCTCGCAGCATTCATCTCTTTCTCCAAAGTATATAACTGGAGAATTGAAGAAAAATTAGACGGAACTTATGTTACTTTCACAGATTTACGTTATCGTAGTAATGGACATTATCCCTTTGTAGCTGTAGTGAAATTAGATGATGATTTAAAAATTGTCTCATCTTACACTGGTTGGATTTTCTCTACCGAAAAATTATACAAAAAACTAACACCTGTTAGTTTTTAA
- a CDS encoding dUTP diphosphatase: protein MKVRGFEVVNEASRKFVNQTISLPIRGDKGSAGYDFFSNETVVIEPGEKHIFWTDVKSYMQEDEVLNIHVRSSIGIKKGLLLCNGTGIIDSSYYSNPGNDGNIGIAIKNFSTEPVEIELGERVAQGVFQKYLIADTDIVANESRVGGVGSTGR from the coding sequence GTGAAAGTAAGAGGTTTTGAAGTTGTAAATGAAGCGAGTAGAAAGTTTGTCAACCAAACGATATCTTTACCAATCCGCGGAGATAAAGGTTCAGCGGGATACGATTTTTTCTCCAATGAAACAGTAGTCATTGAACCAGGTGAAAAACATATTTTTTGGACCGACGTTAAAAGTTACATGCAAGAAGATGAAGTATTAAATATTCATGTACGCTCATCGATTGGCATCAAAAAAGGTTTACTACTTTGTAATGGGACAGGAATTATTGATTCTTCTTATTATAGTAATCCTGGAAATGACGGCAATATTGGAATAGCCATTAAAAATTTTTCCACAGAGCCTGTAGAAATTGAGCTAGGAGAACGTGTAGCACAAGGTGTTTTCCAGAAATATCTCATTGCTGATACGGATATTGTTGCTAATGAATCGCGTGTTGGTGGAGTTGGAAGTACTGGTAGATAA
- a CDS encoding YfhJ family protein translates to MYEYLEELTAELMAKNPHLDKEQAIWWIEMLWSDFESSYAKAGYPYRGPQYAADYVRQQIERHGNFLHQVERKDPNK, encoded by the coding sequence GTGTATGAGTATTTAGAAGAACTAACAGCGGAATTAATGGCGAAAAATCCGCATTTAGATAAAGAACAAGCCATATGGTGGATTGAAATGCTTTGGTCCGATTTCGAAAGCTCTTACGCAAAAGCCGGCTATCCGTATCGCGGCCCTCAGTATGCAGCGGACTATGTTCGGCAGCAAATCGAGCGCCACGGTAATTTTTTACATCAAGTTGAAAGAAAAGATCCAAACAAATAG
- the recX gene encoding recombination regulator RecX, with protein MKITSISVQQKNKERYNIFIDEKYNFSVDEEVLARFQLMKGKTITDSKIEEIKQADMVRKGLNKAINFLSHRVRSEKEIRDYLRKQEMERYAIDAILKKLADMDYINDAEFAELYTKTQIKTTLKGPRTIERELVDKGLTREIISQVIQEYSEEAQVENAEKQARKIMRRNNKSAKKTLQQKIITDLIQKGYTSELAKLAATNVTSELDAADEMEILQKQLEKAIRKNKRYKPSIAKQKTITSLMQKGFSYDTIQSYLTENEVSFEEEE; from the coding sequence ATGAAAATCACGTCCATAAGTGTCCAACAAAAAAATAAAGAACGTTACAACATTTTTATTGACGAAAAATACAACTTTAGCGTAGACGAAGAAGTTTTAGCGAGATTCCAACTAATGAAAGGCAAGACAATAACAGATTCAAAAATAGAAGAAATAAAACAAGCAGACATGGTGCGAAAAGGGCTGAATAAAGCAATTAATTTCTTATCACATCGTGTTCGGTCTGAAAAAGAAATTCGTGACTACTTGCGAAAACAAGAAATGGAGCGCTATGCAATTGATGCGATTTTGAAAAAATTAGCAGACATGGATTATATCAATGACGCAGAATTTGCCGAGCTATATACAAAAACACAAATTAAAACAACTTTAAAAGGACCACGGACGATTGAACGAGAATTAGTCGATAAAGGTCTCACACGAGAAATTATTAGTCAAGTTATTCAGGAATATTCAGAAGAAGCACAAGTCGAAAATGCTGAAAAACAAGCCCGGAAAATCATGCGTCGAAATAATAAGAGTGCCAAAAAAACATTACAACAAAAAATTATCACAGATTTAATCCAAAAAGGTTACACAAGCGAACTTGCAAAACTGGCAGCAACTAATGTCACCAGCGAATTAGATGCAGCTGACGAAATGGAAATCTTACAAAAACAACTAGAAAAAGCAATTCGTAAAAACAAACGCTATAAACCAAGTATCGCTAAGCAAAAAACGATAACATCACTAATGCAGAAAGGTTTTTCTTATGATACAATTCAATCATACCTAACGGAAAATGAGGTTAGTTTCGAGGAGGAAGAATGA
- a CDS encoding TIGR01777 family oxidoreductase gives MHILLTGATGFIGDHLVHELEKSNHEIYILTRQKLQNRANVHYIEWLTSDKLPNLEDLPIDICINLAGAGLMDEKWTNDRKKVIVNSRIEATSALLSIVKKMKIKPKLWINASAIGAYNTSKSTIYLDTEENPYAPNFLGKTVYEWEKTASAARDLGIRVVYARFGLVLGTGGGSFPIFQKMFQTFTGGKLGSGRQWYSWIHVDDVVAAMLFIFDHEQINGVVNFTAPHPVQEKKFAERLGKKMHKPYNTPIPKRIIKLVLGERAVTILDSQRAYPEKLMSNHFEFQFETLQEAIDDLVE, from the coding sequence TTGCATATCTTACTTACAGGGGCAACTGGTTTTATAGGTGATCATTTAGTACATGAATTAGAAAAATCCAATCACGAAATCTATATTTTAACTAGGCAAAAGCTTCAAAACCGCGCAAATGTTCATTATATCGAATGGCTAACGTCAGATAAATTACCTAACTTGGAAGATTTGCCAATAGATATTTGTATTAATCTTGCTGGGGCTGGATTAATGGACGAAAAATGGACAAATGATCGAAAAAAAGTGATTGTGAATAGCCGCATCGAAGCTACTTCTGCACTTTTATCAATTGTTAAAAAAATGAAAATAAAGCCTAAACTTTGGATTAATGCAAGTGCGATTGGAGCCTATAACACATCTAAATCGACCATTTATTTAGACACAGAAGAAAATCCTTATGCACCAAATTTTCTTGGGAAAACAGTTTATGAATGGGAAAAGACTGCCAGTGCCGCACGTGACTTGGGTATTCGTGTGGTATATGCTAGATTTGGACTTGTGCTTGGAACGGGTGGTGGCTCGTTCCCAATTTTCCAAAAAATGTTCCAAACTTTTACAGGTGGCAAATTAGGTAGTGGTCGCCAGTGGTATTCCTGGATTCATGTCGATGATGTTGTTGCAGCAATGTTGTTTATTTTCGACCATGAACAAATAAATGGTGTTGTCAATTTTACAGCACCCCACCCAGTGCAAGAAAAGAAATTTGCTGAAAGACTTGGTAAAAAAATGCATAAACCCTATAACACTCCTATTCCTAAAAGAATTATCAAGCTTGTTCTTGGTGAACGCGCAGTAACGATTCTTGACAGTCAACGAGCCTATCCAGAAAAATTAATGAGCAATCATTTTGAATTTCAGTTTGAAACCTTGCAAGAAGCAATAGATGACTTAGTTGAATAG